From a single Gammaproteobacteria bacterium genomic region:
- a CDS encoding ABC transporter permease subunit: MFNSGRRTFAKNEVTSWSLPNYWDFIALVLILSVILLIGWAAAGMTTTHYTVGETIPISLDPSALPYYSLRTVLRMLIGLTCSLFFTLTIGTLAAKSKRAEQIIIPLIDILQSVPVLGFQVIAVVPFLALFPNSVLGPECAAIFAIFTAQVWNMTLSFYQSCRTISPELIEAVQMFRLSAWQRFWRMDVPHAMPGLIWNSMMSMSASWFFVVASEAITVANKNITLPGIGSYIAAALPKADLHAVGYAIVAMLIVILAYDQLLFRPLNQWMERFRAEESDDAGRTQAWIVSLFEHTRLMQKVGIGIGRFWDAFVNLSWFRLKKTKPQQEHSELMSKFLVGLWYALVSVIMISAIIFLVWYISSAITLHEVFWVICLGLFTGLRVMVLIFISSLIWVPVGVWIGLRPRVTKSVQPLIQFLASFPAYLFFPVVVMLIVRFHLNPEIWTSPLMVLGTQWYILFNVIAGTLALPKDLRQVASNLQVRGVLWWKRLILPAIFPYYITGAITAAGGAWNASIVAEVVTWGDTTIRATGLGAYIAAYATNLNYPHLALGIAVMCLLVVIINRILWRPLYNLAEKYYFID; this comes from the coding sequence ATGTTTAATTCTGGTCGACGTACATTTGCAAAAAATGAAGTGACCAGTTGGTCGCTGCCAAACTATTGGGATTTTATTGCTTTAGTACTAATTTTGAGCGTTATTCTGCTCATTGGTTGGGCAGCAGCGGGAATGACGACCACTCATTATACTGTTGGTGAAACAATACCCATATCTTTAGATCCCAGTGCACTTCCTTATTATTCATTGCGTACAGTATTACGCATGTTAATTGGTCTGACGTGTTCTTTATTTTTTACGCTTACTATTGGCACTCTCGCAGCGAAAAGTAAACGTGCTGAGCAAATAATTATTCCTTTAATTGATATTTTACAATCAGTACCTGTTTTGGGTTTTCAAGTTATTGCTGTTGTGCCATTTTTAGCATTATTTCCGAACAGTGTATTAGGGCCTGAATGTGCAGCAATTTTCGCAATTTTTACAGCTCAAGTTTGGAATATGACTTTAAGTTTTTATCAAAGCTGTAGAACGATTTCTCCTGAATTAATTGAAGCCGTCCAAATGTTTCGTTTGTCCGCTTGGCAACGATTTTGGCGAATGGATGTTCCTCATGCCATGCCGGGATTAATCTGGAACTCGATGATGTCAATGTCGGCGAGTTGGTTTTTTGTGGTTGCCTCTGAGGCAATTACTGTCGCGAACAAAAATATCACACTACCTGGAATTGGATCTTACATTGCAGCGGCCTTACCTAAAGCAGATTTACACGCTGTCGGATATGCCATCGTTGCGATGCTGATTGTGATTCTTGCTTACGATCAATTACTCTTTAGGCCGCTGAATCAATGGATGGAAAGATTTCGTGCTGAAGAATCCGATGATGCTGGACGAACTCAAGCATGGATTGTTAGTTTATTTGAGCACACGCGCTTAATGCAAAAAGTGGGTATCGGTATTGGTCGCTTTTGGGATGCCTTTGTAAACTTATCTTGGTTTAGACTAAAAAAGACAAAACCTCAACAAGAACATAGCGAATTGATGAGTAAATTTCTTGTGGGTTTGTGGTATGCGTTAGTTTCTGTAATTATGATCAGTGCGATTATTTTTTTGGTGTGGTATATCTCGTCAGCAATTACATTACACGAAGTGTTCTGGGTTATATGCTTAGGCTTATTTACCGGATTACGAGTTATGGTGCTCATATTTATTAGTAGTTTAATTTGGGTTCCGGTTGGTGTATGGATAGGTTTAAGACCGCGTGTGACAAAATCGGTTCAACCTCTTATTCAGTTTTTAGCTTCATTTCCAGCGTATTTATTTTTCCCTGTTGTAGTGATGCTCATTGTGCGTTTTCACTTAAATCCAGAAATTTGGACATCACCATTAATGGTATTGGGAACGCAGTGGTATATATTGTTTAACGTTATTGCCGGAACTTTAGCATTACCTAAAGATTTACGACAGGTTGCAAGTAATTTACAAGTGCGCGGGGTGTTGTGGTGGAAACGACTCATTTTGCCTGCGATTTTCCCCTATTATATTACGGGTGCGATTACTGCTGCTGGAGGTGCATGGAATGCAAGTATTGTGGCAGAAGTGGTGACATGGGGAGATACTACAATAAGAGCGACTGGACTAGGTGCTTATATTGCAGCATATGCCACCAACTTAAATTATCCTCATCTTGCTTTAGGTATTGCCGTAATGTGTCTATTAGTGGTAATTATCAATCGCATTCTTTGGCGACCTCTGTATAATCTGGCTGAGAAGTACTATTTTATCGATTAA
- the gap gene encoding type I glyceraldehyde-3-phosphate dehydrogenase, with product MAIKVAINGFGRIGRNILRAVYEYNRDDIQIVAINDLSDIKILAHLLKYDSTHGKFSGDVGYNGNFLEINGHKIAVSAERDPSKLPWGKLGVDVVHECTGIYTSKEKAQGHIVAGAKTVIISAPAGADVDATIVYGVNHNTLTAKDTIISNASCTTNCLVPLVKPLHEKIGVVNGLMTTIHAYTNDQNILDAPHSDLHRARAAALSMIPTKTGAAAAIGLVMPELSGRLDGFAIRVPIANVSIVDLTFTSARDTSVEEVNAILKHASENELKNILSYSELPLVSIDFNHNPASSIFDAGLTRVNNNIVKVCAWYDNEWGFANRMLDTTVAFMSAKNVAEVAHA from the coding sequence ATGGCAATTAAGGTAGCGATTAATGGCTTTGGCCGAATTGGACGAAATATTTTACGTGCGGTTTACGAATATAATCGTGATGATATTCAGATCGTGGCTATCAATGATTTGTCTGATATCAAAATATTAGCGCATCTTCTAAAATATGATAGCACGCACGGTAAGTTTTCAGGTGATGTCGGCTACAATGGAAATTTCTTGGAAATCAACGGACATAAAATTGCAGTATCGGCCGAACGGGATCCGAGCAAATTACCTTGGGGAAAATTAGGTGTTGATGTAGTGCACGAATGTACGGGAATTTATACAAGCAAAGAAAAAGCACAGGGTCATATTGTAGCTGGTGCCAAGACAGTCATTATTTCTGCACCAGCGGGTGCCGATGTTGATGCAACCATTGTATATGGTGTGAATCACAACACGCTTACAGCAAAAGATACGATTATTTCAAACGCTTCGTGCACAACAAACTGTTTGGTGCCTTTAGTGAAACCATTGCATGAAAAAATTGGTGTTGTTAACGGTTTGATGACGACCATTCATGCTTATACAAATGATCAAAATATTCTTGATGCACCACACAGTGATTTGCATCGTGCGCGTGCTGCTGCGCTATCGATGATCCCAACAAAAACAGGTGCAGCTGCAGCAATAGGCTTAGTGATGCCAGAATTATCAGGACGTCTTGATGGTTTTGCAATTAGAGTGCCGATTGCCAACGTGTCTATTGTCGATTTAACATTTACCTCTGCTCGTGATACATCCGTTGAAGAAGTAAATGCTATTCTAAAACACGCGTCTGAAAATGAATTGAAAAATATTCTCTCTTACAGTGAATTACCTCTTGTATCTATTGATTTTAATCACAATCCTGCATCGTCAATTTTTGATGCCGGATTAACGAGAGTGAATAACAACATCGTGAAAGTGTGCGCTTGGTATGATAACGAATGGGGTTTTGCGAATCGAATGTTAGATACCACAGTTGCTTTTATGTCTGCAAAAAATGTTGCTGAGGTTGCGCATGCTTGA
- the tkt gene encoding transketolase — protein MTSRHVLANAIRALSMDAVQKANSGHPGMPMGMAEIAEVLWNDFLQHNPNNPQWFNRDRFVLSNGHGAMLQYSLLHLTGYPLSIDDIKNFRQWHSKTPGHPEFGDTPGVETTTGPLGQGLANGVGMAIAEKTLVAQFNRPGHTIVDHMTYVFAGDGCLMEGVSHEACSLAGTFGLGKLIVFYDDNGISIDGKVGGWFTDNTPQRFEAYNWHVIPKVDGHDSDAIKAAILQAKAVTDKPTLICCQTVIGHGAPNLAGSHKVHGSPLGEDEITAVRENIGWHYPPFEIPDEIYAAWDSRKKGQALEQTWNEKFKSYQKEFPELADEFLRRINKKLPKNWPEIAIQFRDECQKSSGNIATRTASKNCLDAFAPHFPELLGGSADLTGSNLTWWSGSEDLRKTESRGNYLHYGVREFGMAAIMNGLAQHGGFIPYGGTFLVFIDYARNAARLSALMKSHVIYVLSHDSIGLGEDGPTHQPIEHASMLRMTPGMSVWRPCDAVETAVAWQDALEHQGPTSLLLSRQNLPLQPRNAETLDNIRRGGYILRDCDGAPDAIIIATGSEVSIAMSAAEELKNTYKVRVVSMPSINVFQAQDSAYREMILPRAVTARVAIEAGSTALWYEFVGSYGKVIGIDRFGASAPYQEVYEKLGLTKSAVTNAVKECLSESSSRLNGKPLPVYL, from the coding sequence ATGACGAGCCGTCACGTGTTAGCCAATGCCATCCGCGCCTTAAGTATGGACGCGGTACAAAAAGCCAATTCAGGGCATCCGGGCATGCCGATGGGAATGGCGGAGATTGCTGAAGTGCTTTGGAATGATTTTTTGCAGCATAATCCCAATAATCCGCAGTGGTTTAATCGTGATCGTTTTGTGCTTTCAAACGGGCATGGCGCGATGCTGCAATATTCATTGCTTCATTTAACAGGTTATCCGCTTTCTATCGATGATATTAAGAATTTTCGCCAATGGCATTCAAAAACACCGGGGCATCCTGAATTTGGTGACACACCGGGTGTTGAAACAACAACCGGTCCTTTAGGGCAGGGTTTGGCTAATGGTGTAGGTATGGCGATAGCAGAAAAAACATTAGTGGCACAATTTAATCGACCTGGTCATACTATTGTTGACCACATGACCTATGTTTTTGCTGGTGATGGTTGTTTGATGGAAGGTGTTTCTCACGAAGCGTGTTCGTTAGCGGGAACCTTCGGTCTTGGAAAATTAATTGTCTTTTATGATGACAACGGAATTTCGATTGATGGAAAAGTAGGTGGTTGGTTCACAGATAATACACCTCAACGTTTTGAAGCGTATAATTGGCATGTGATTCCAAAAGTCGACGGACATGATAGTGATGCTATCAAAGCTGCTATTTTACAAGCCAAAGCAGTGACGGATAAACCGACATTAATTTGTTGTCAAACCGTGATTGGGCATGGTGCGCCCAATTTAGCAGGAAGCCACAAGGTTCATGGTTCTCCACTGGGTGAAGATGAAATCACCGCAGTGCGAGAAAATATTGGTTGGCATTATCCGCCCTTTGAGATTCCTGACGAAATATATGCGGCGTGGGATTCGCGAAAAAAAGGACAAGCGCTCGAGCAAACATGGAATGAAAAATTCAAATCGTATCAAAAAGAATTTCCTGAATTAGCCGATGAATTTCTGCGACGCATCAATAAGAAATTGCCAAAAAATTGGCCAGAAATAGCAATTCAATTTCGAGATGAATGTCAAAAATCCTCAGGCAATATTGCAACTCGCACGGCATCTAAAAATTGTTTAGATGCATTTGCGCCGCATTTTCCCGAATTATTAGGGGGTTCTGCAGATTTAACCGGATCAAATTTAACGTGGTGGTCAGGATCAGAGGATCTTCGAAAAACGGAAAGTCGCGGAAATTATTTACATTACGGTGTGCGCGAATTTGGAATGGCTGCCATTATGAATGGTTTGGCGCAACATGGTGGATTTATTCCTTACGGCGGAACATTTTTAGTGTTTATTGATTACGCAAGAAATGCCGCACGATTATCGGCCTTGATGAAATCGCACGTAATTTATGTGTTAAGTCATGATTCGATTGGGTTGGGAGAAGATGGCCCAACACATCAACCTATCGAACATGCGAGTATGTTGAGAATGACACCGGGAATGTCTGTGTGGCGTCCGTGTGACGCAGTTGAAACTGCAGTAGCTTGGCAAGATGCACTTGAGCATCAAGGCCCTACCAGTTTATTACTGAGTCGACAAAATCTTCCATTACAACCACGAAATGCAGAAACGCTCGATAATATTCGCCGTGGTGGTTACATTTTGAGAGATTGCGATGGAGCGCCTGATGCCATTATTATTGCGACAGGATCTGAAGTCAGCATTGCTATGAGTGCAGCAGAAGAATTAAAAAATACGTACAAAGTGCGCGTTGTATCGATGCCTTCAATAAATGTTTTTCAAGCGCAGGATTCTGCGTACCGTGAAATGATTTTACCGCGCGCAGTTACTGCTCGAGTAGCAATTGAGGCAGGTTCAACAGCATTATGGTATGAATTTGTTGGCAGTTACGGAAAAGTCATTGGCATCGATCGATTTGGTGCATCTGCGCCGTATCAAGAAGTGTATGAAAAATTAGGTTTAACGAAATCTGCTGTTACCAATGCAGTGAAAGAATGTTTATCAGAAAGTAGTTCCCGTTTAAATGGGAAACCACTTCCCGTTTATTTATGA
- a CDS encoding nitrate/sulfonate/bicarbonate ABC transporter ATP-binding protein, with product MTDNLHNGVKQALIEVVDIKKSFKKSDNQDLLVLDKLHFTLREGELIALLGKSGSGKSTLLRIMAGLVKPNSGEVRFCHQPVYSPVPGMSMVFQSFALMPWLTVLQNVELGLEAQGIPAPERRARAIEAIDIIGLDGFESAFPKELSGGMRQRVGFARALVVDPTVLLMDEPFSALDVLTADNLRSDLLNLWNEGKTKLKGIVLVTHNIEEAAALADRILIFGSNPGCIRSELTVDLDHPRNESEPAFRKLVDDIYTLMTQPEEGVVAVRGQRFKTIDLGYRLPKVEISEITGFLEAVHTPEYKTKADLPEIAEELHLNVDDLFPITEILEIMRFATVEKGDIALTESGKQFADADILLRKKIFAENLMNYVPLARHIRHEVDKDPDHRVSEERFLAELEDYLSPEAAEEVLKIVIDWGRYAEIFAYDYNTGLLSLENPQ from the coding sequence ATGACAGATAATTTACATAATGGCGTAAAGCAAGCCCTTATCGAAGTTGTCGATATTAAAAAGTCCTTTAAAAAAAGTGATAATCAAGACTTGCTGGTGTTAGATAAATTGCATTTTACGTTGCGAGAAGGTGAGCTCATCGCGTTACTCGGAAAATCGGGTTCCGGAAAATCTACTTTATTACGTATCATGGCGGGACTAGTGAAGCCTAATTCAGGAGAGGTTCGTTTCTGTCATCAACCTGTTTATTCACCTGTTCCAGGAATGAGTATGGTTTTTCAGAGTTTTGCATTGATGCCTTGGCTAACAGTTTTGCAAAACGTTGAGCTTGGACTTGAGGCGCAGGGCATCCCAGCTCCGGAACGACGTGCCAGAGCGATCGAAGCGATCGATATTATTGGATTAGATGGTTTTGAGTCCGCTTTTCCAAAAGAGTTGTCAGGAGGTATGCGGCAGCGCGTCGGGTTTGCTCGAGCCTTAGTAGTGGATCCTACTGTTTTGCTCATGGATGAACCTTTTTCTGCGCTTGATGTTTTAACAGCGGATAACTTACGAAGTGACTTACTGAATTTGTGGAATGAGGGTAAGACAAAATTAAAAGGCATAGTTCTAGTTACCCACAATATCGAAGAAGCAGCCGCACTCGCTGATCGAATTTTAATTTTTGGCAGTAATCCAGGTTGTATCCGTTCTGAGCTAACAGTTGATTTAGATCACCCACGAAATGAAAGTGAACCAGCATTCAGAAAATTAGTGGACGATATTTATACGCTCATGACTCAACCCGAGGAAGGTGTTGTGGCTGTTCGTGGTCAGAGATTTAAAACAATTGATTTGGGATACCGATTACCCAAAGTGGAAATTTCAGAAATTACTGGATTTTTAGAAGCGGTACATACACCTGAATATAAAACAAAAGCAGACTTACCAGAAATTGCTGAAGAGTTGCACTTAAATGTTGATGATCTATTTCCCATCACAGAAATTTTGGAAATTATGCGTTTTGCAACAGTAGAAAAAGGCGATATTGCTCTAACAGAATCTGGAAAACAATTCGCAGATGCCGATATTTTACTGCGTAAAAAAATATTCGCAGAAAATTTGATGAATTATGTTCCGCTGGCCCGACATATTCGCCATGAAGTGGACAAAGATCCTGATCATCGAGTCAGCGAAGAAAGATTTTTGGCAGAGCTTGAAGATTATTTGTCGCCTGAAGCTGCAGAAGAAGTCTTAAAGATCGTAATCGATTGGGGAAGATATGCCGAAATTTTCGCTTACGATTATAATACAGGCTTGTTAAGTTTAGAAAACCCTCAATAA
- the ttcA gene encoding tRNA 2-thiocytidine(32) synthetase TtcA, producing MSESKIIRLEKKLLHYTGKAIADYNMIQRGDKVMVCLSGGKDSYTLLKILNQLRINSQNKFSIFAFTLDQSQPGWDDSGLRAWLKETGVQYEIMSQDTYSIVKEKVEEGKTYCGLCSRLRRGIIYRYASEHGFTKIALGHHRDDMIETLLMSILYNGEVRSMPPKLLSDDKRHILIRPMAYCQERDIAAYAKLLQFPIIPCNLCGSQDNLKRVLVKKLIAELGQENRNVPSNILHALQAIRPSQLMDKKMWNFIDLEKERDEAAAGATEVNQESSEEVDIF from the coding sequence ATGAGTGAATCAAAAATAATTCGTTTAGAGAAAAAATTATTACATTATACCGGTAAAGCCATTGCGGATTATAATATGATACAGCGTGGTGATAAGGTAATGGTGTGTCTGTCGGGCGGAAAAGACTCGTATACTTTATTGAAAATCTTAAATCAACTTCGTATCAATTCTCAAAATAAATTCAGTATTTTTGCTTTTACTTTGGATCAGTCGCAGCCGGGTTGGGATGATAGTGGATTGCGAGCATGGCTAAAAGAGACTGGAGTTCAATATGAGATCATGAGTCAAGATACCTATTCTATTGTGAAAGAAAAAGTAGAAGAGGGTAAAACATACTGCGGATTATGTTCTCGATTACGTCGTGGCATTATTTATCGTTATGCCAGTGAACATGGGTTTACAAAAATAGCTTTAGGGCATCATCGAGATGATATGATTGAAACTTTATTAATGTCGATATTGTATAACGGTGAAGTGCGTTCAATGCCACCGAAATTACTTTCTGATGATAAGCGGCATATTCTTATTCGACCCATGGCATATTGTCAGGAACGAGATATAGCCGCATACGCGAAACTTCTTCAATTTCCGATTATTCCGTGTAATTTGTGTGGTAGCCAAGATAATTTAAAGCGGGTTCTTGTAAAAAAATTAATTGCTGAATTAGGGCAGGAAAATCGTAACGTGCCCAGTAATATTTTACATGCATTACAAGCCATTCGCCCAAGTCAGTTGATGGATAAAAAAATGTGGAATTTTATCGATTTAGAAAAAGAGCGAGATGAAGCTGCCGCTGGCGCAACAGAGGTAAACCAGGAATCAAGCGAAGAAGTAGACATATTTTAG
- the pyk gene encoding pyruvate kinase, which yields MLRRTKIVATLGPATDNIENLKKIIIAGVDIVRVNFSHGSREEHEARINMVRQCAKEHERVVGILADLQGPKIRVARFVEGSVDLEVGESFCLDADLPKEAGNNHAVGIDYKDLPKDVRSGDTLLLDDGRIVMLVESVEGNKIHCEVLSGGKLSNNKGINRLGGGLSAGALTDKDRKDLQLAADLDVDYVAISFPRSAKDMLEAKELLEKAGANNIGTVAKIERTEAVTNIDEIILASDAVMVARGDLAVEIGDAEVPAVQKHIIRRARFHNRPVITATQMMESMIESSVPTRAEVSDVANAVLDGTDAVMLSAETAVGKHPELVVAAVARACLGVEKHPIATKGSSAPENNFTRVDEAIAVASMYTANHLNIVAIIALTESGATPLWMSRIRTNIPVFGLSRLQKTRAKMSLFRGVYPLEFDVTVLNRDEVNRSAVAELEKRGFVKKGDLVIITKGDHMGILGGTNALKIVQVGEVI from the coding sequence ATGTTAAGAAGGACAAAAATTGTTGCAACATTAGGGCCCGCAACCGATAACATAGAGAATCTTAAAAAAATTATCATAGCAGGGGTGGATATCGTCCGTGTTAATTTTTCTCATGGTTCTAGAGAAGAACATGAAGCGCGCATTAACATGGTACGACAGTGTGCCAAAGAACATGAACGAGTTGTTGGAATTCTAGCAGATTTGCAAGGCCCAAAAATTCGGGTGGCGCGTTTTGTTGAAGGGTCAGTGGATTTAGAAGTGGGAGAATCTTTTTGTTTAGATGCAGATTTGCCTAAAGAAGCAGGTAATAATCACGCAGTGGGCATTGACTATAAAGATTTGCCAAAAGATGTGCGTTCTGGTGATACGTTGTTACTTGATGACGGTCGTATTGTGATGCTGGTTGAATCCGTTGAGGGAAATAAAATTCATTGTGAAGTTCTCAGCGGTGGGAAATTATCTAATAATAAAGGTATTAATCGACTGGGTGGAGGATTGTCTGCCGGTGCGCTCACCGATAAAGATCGCAAAGATTTGCAGTTGGCAGCTGATTTAGATGTGGATTATGTAGCGATTTCCTTTCCTCGCAGTGCAAAAGATATGCTCGAGGCAAAAGAATTACTTGAAAAAGCGGGTGCTAACAATATTGGGACAGTCGCAAAAATAGAACGTACGGAAGCGGTGACTAATATCGATGAAATTATTTTAGCCTCTGATGCTGTGATGGTGGCTCGAGGTGATCTAGCGGTTGAAATCGGAGACGCAGAAGTTCCTGCGGTACAAAAACATATTATTCGCAGAGCGCGATTTCATAATCGTCCTGTCATTACTGCGACGCAAATGATGGAATCTATGATAGAAAGTTCTGTGCCTACACGTGCGGAAGTTTCAGATGTGGCTAATGCTGTGCTCGACGGTACAGATGCTGTGATGCTTTCTGCAGAAACTGCTGTGGGTAAACATCCGGAATTAGTCGTTGCTGCAGTAGCGCGCGCTTGTTTGGGCGTGGAAAAACATCCTATTGCTACCAAAGGTAGCTCAGCACCTGAGAACAATTTTACTCGCGTCGATGAAGCTATTGCTGTCGCATCAATGTATACAGCCAATCATTTGAATATTGTGGCTATCATTGCATTGACTGAATCAGGCGCTACTCCGTTGTGGATGTCGCGTATTCGAACAAATATTCCCGTTTTTGGTTTGAGTCGATTGCAAAAAACACGTGCAAAAATGAGTTTGTTTAGAGGTGTTTATCCTTTAGAGTTTGATGTGACAGTGCTGAATCGTGATGAAGTCAATCGAAGTGCGGTTGCTGAATTAGAAAAACGAGGTTTTGTTAAAAAAGGTGATTTGGTGATTATCACAAAAGGCGATCATATGGGCATTTTAGGTGGCACTAATGCGCTAAAAATTGTTCAAGTTGGAGAGGTGATTTAA
- the yihA gene encoding ribosome biogenesis GTP-binding protein YihA/YsxC gives MNKPHYNQATFLLSAPSMAELPSDTGIEVAFIGRSNAGKSSAMNTITGIKGLARTSKTPGRTQTMNLFGLDEKRRLVDLPGYGYAKVPLAVKQRWQKVLHEYLERRVSLAGLVLVMDIRHPLKETDQQYIEWATIAEVPVHILLTKSDKLSRGAALDTLQQVRNALQRYGELVSTQLFSAHDRTGLDEAILQLDNWFMQESPLG, from the coding sequence ATGAACAAACCGCATTATAACCAAGCGACGTTTTTGCTGAGTGCACCTTCAATGGCTGAATTGCCTTCAGATACGGGCATTGAAGTCGCATTCATAGGCCGTTCGAACGCAGGCAAATCAAGTGCCATGAATACCATTACGGGTATTAAGGGTCTGGCACGCACCAGTAAAACGCCCGGTCGAACCCAAACAATGAATCTCTTCGGTCTTGATGAGAAGCGGCGACTAGTGGACTTGCCCGGCTATGGCTATGCCAAAGTACCATTGGCTGTTAAGCAACGTTGGCAAAAAGTGTTGCATGAATATTTAGAGCGGCGAGTTTCGTTGGCAGGTTTGGTTTTAGTCATGGATATCCGACATCCTCTTAAAGAGACCGATCAGCAATATATCGAGTGGGCAACAATTGCAGAAGTGCCGGTTCATATTTTACTCACCAAATCGGATAAATTAAGTCGTGGTGCTGCGCTAGATACTTTGCAGCAAGTAAGAAATGCACTACAGCGTTATGGTGAATTAGTAAGCACTCAATTATTTTCTGCTCATGATCGAACTGGTCTTGATGAAGCAATTTTGCAGTTAGATAATTGGTTCATGCAAGAATCTCCCCTAGGATAA
- a CDS encoding polysaccharide deacetylase family protein: MFNRVLCLLVLCLFTFQAQADHRNVRNTALKGTVALTFDDGPHPVYTRQILEILKKYDVKATFFMVGMNAKAHPDVVKEILAAGHAINSHSLTHPNLTKINNAQLANEVETPKIIIHNIIGKYPLCLRYPYGASNSHVRDVIREHDMTPTSMGFNSFDYDRPGVDKIVDWVLKNSYSKQVILLHDGFNKREQTVAALPRIIEGIRKKGLGFSQICSES, from the coding sequence ATGTTTAATCGAGTTTTATGCTTATTAGTTCTTTGCTTATTTACCTTTCAGGCGCAAGCTGACCACAGAAATGTTCGCAATACTGCTCTCAAAGGCACAGTAGCCCTCACTTTTGATGATGGCCCACACCCAGTTTACACTCGACAAATTTTGGAGATTCTTAAAAAATACGACGTCAAAGCCACTTTTTTTATGGTCGGAATGAATGCCAAAGCTCACCCTGACGTTGTTAAAGAAATACTAGCGGCCGGACATGCCATTAACTCTCACTCTCTGACTCATCCCAATCTTACTAAAATAAATAACGCGCAACTCGCCAATGAAGTTGAAACACCGAAAATTATTATCCATAACATTATTGGCAAATATCCATTATGCCTACGCTATCCTTACGGAGCTTCCAACAGCCATGTACGTGATGTTATTCGCGAACACGACATGACACCGACTTCAATGGGATTCAATTCCTTCGACTACGACCGTCCCGGTGTAGACAAAATTGTCGACTGGGTTCTCAAAAACAGTTACTCAAAACAGGTTATTTTACTACACGATGGCTTTAACAAACGTGAACAAACTGTCGCCGCCCTTCCGCGCATCATCGAAGGAATTCGCAAAAAAGGCCTGGGATTTAGCCAGATTTGTTCTGAGTCATAA
- a CDS encoding phosphoglycerate kinase yields the protein MRMLEMNDLDLAGKRVLIREDLNVPMQDGKITSDARIVAALPTIRDALKQKAKILLMSHLGRPAEGKIDTKFSLAPVAQRLSELLNQPVRLITDWGEANKLQDGDIALLENVRFNVGEEKNDNDLSKRLAALCDIFVMDAFATAHRAQASTVGVAKFAPIACAGPLLKEELTALKKAIAQPKHPLLAIVGGAKVSSKLTVLNALVEKVDQLILGGGIANTFLAAAGFPIGQSLHEPELIAEAAALMKKTNIPLPTDVIVAKEFSSTAEPTLKKIAEVSSDDMILDIGPETAAAYSVLINKAATIVWNGPVGVFEWPAFANGTQQIATAIAQSQAFSLAGGGDTISAIEHFGLVNQISYISTGGGAFLEFLEGKTLPGVLALEERC from the coding sequence TTGCGCATGCTTGAAATGAATGATTTAGATCTCGCGGGTAAGCGAGTGCTTATTCGCGAAGATTTAAATGTGCCCATGCAGGATGGGAAAATCACCAGTGATGCACGTATTGTTGCTGCTTTGCCTACGATTCGTGATGCACTAAAACAAAAAGCAAAAATTCTACTCATGTCACATTTGGGAAGACCTGCTGAGGGTAAAATAGATACGAAATTTTCTTTGGCGCCTGTAGCGCAAAGATTAAGTGAATTATTGAATCAACCCGTTCGACTTATTACAGATTGGGGTGAGGCCAATAAACTTCAGGATGGGGATATAGCATTGCTAGAAAATGTGCGTTTCAATGTTGGAGAAGAAAAAAACGATAATGATTTATCAAAACGTTTAGCGGCTTTATGCGATATTTTTGTGATGGATGCTTTTGCAACTGCGCATCGCGCACAAGCTTCGACAGTCGGCGTGGCGAAATTTGCGCCTATTGCATGTGCAGGACCCTTATTAAAAGAAGAATTAACCGCTCTAAAAAAAGCTATCGCACAACCAAAGCACCCGTTGTTAGCGATTGTGGGCGGGGCAAAAGTTTCTTCAAAATTGACGGTGCTTAACGCATTAGTCGAAAAAGTAGATCAACTGATTCTGGGCGGAGGTATTGCAAACACATTTTTAGCGGCGGCTGGGTTTCCCATTGGACAATCATTACATGAACCAGAGTTAATTGCGGAAGCTGCTGCGCTGATGAAAAAAACAAATATTCCATTACCCACTGATGTTATAGTTGCAAAAGAATTTTCATCGACTGCAGAGCCAACGTTAAAAAAAATAGCAGAAGTTTCTTCAGATGACATGATATTGGATATAGGGCCAGAAACAGCTGCGGCTTATTCTGTATTAATTAATAAAGCAGCAACTATAGTGTGGAATGGGCCCGTAGGTGTGTTTGAATGGCCTGCATTTGCAAACGGAACACAACAAATTGCGACGGCGATTGCACAAAGCCAAGCTTTTTCTCTTGCTGGTGGTGGCGACACTATTTCAGCGATTGAACATTTTGGTCTGGTGAATCAAATTTCTTATATTTCCACCGGAGGTGGAGCATTTTTAGAATTTTTAGAAGGTAAAACTTTACCTGGAGTATTAGCTTTGGAGGAGCGATGTTAA